The stretch of DNA CGGCACGCTGGTGGAGCAGGGCGAGGACCACTACGTGATCGAGGAGCGCGAGGGCTGAACACCAACCTCTTTTGTCGGGATCCGCCCTCGCTTCGAGCGCGGATGCGACGTTCGAGATTCACCGCGACCTGTTGAGAACTGCGAGCACTCGTGGAGCGGCGGCTACAGCGCTTGCCACACTTTCTTGGCGAGATAGACGACGACGTTGACGAACACCACCAGACCGACTGTCAGGACGATTCCAACAGGATCGCTTGCCCCGATTTTGAGTGGCCAAGCGGGAGAGTAACCAACCGGATTGAACCACGGCATCGGTACCATCGTGTTGAACGGTAGGGAAAACGTCTGTTGGTTTGTACTTTACCTCCGGTTTCACCCGACCGACCGAGTGGGACGATCTCTCCCCGGTTATTGCGGGTCGACTTTCCGACGGCGAAGTACCACTCCACGCGACCGGTACTCAAAGCGGCGAGACCAGATCGCGCAGCACTGCCTCCGGATCGTCTGCGAGCGCCACCCCGGAAGCCAGCAAGACGCCGTCGGCGCCGAGATCGTGCGCGGCTGCCACGTCCTCGCCGGTCGCGATGCCGGCGCCACAGAACACGTCCACGTCGTCGTTCACGTCCTCCGCGGCGTCGACCGCGTCGCGGACGATGTCCGGGTCGGCGGTCGCGACGGACTCGTCGCCGCCGATGAGTTCGGGCGGCTCGACCGCGACGGCGTCGGGGCCGAGCGCCGTGGCGGCGGCGATCTGGTCGGGATTGTTCGCACAGACCACCGTCTCGAGCCCGGCCGCGTCTGCGGCGTCGAGCCCGTCGTCGATATCCGCGAGTTTCAGGCGCTTCTCCGAGTGGTTCAGCAGCGTACCCACCGCGCCGGTCGTTGCGACGGCGTCGGCGTGGGTGCTGCCGGTGTGGCTACCGTGGGAAACGGGACTGACGTGCTGGGCCCACGTCTCGACGCCGGTGGCGGCGACGGCGCCGAGGCGTGCGGCCTGCGGGGCGACCGCGATGCGGGCGCCGGTCTCCTCGGCCACGTCGGCCGCGGTCGCGGCCACGGCGACGGGGTCACAGTCGTATGCTTTGAGGTTGACGAGGACGAACACGTCGGGAGGCGGGTCCCGACCGGCAAATAGGTAGGCGGTTCGGCGGCGTTACTCGCCCTTGCGCTCGACCACGTCGCCGAGGGTCTGGGTCATCGAGGAGTCGGTCTCCCAGTCGGAGCCGTCGTCGCCGGAGCCCTCCGCCAGCGAGATCCCGAGTCGCTTCTCGAGCTTCGTGCGCACGTCGTCGCTGGGGAGCACGTCGCCGCGCTCGAGCTTGCTGATCAGCGAGGCCTTCTCGTTGAGCTCCTTCGCGAGGTCCTCCCGGCTCAACCCCTCGTCCTCGCGGGCCGCCCGGATCTGCTCGTCGTAGTCGCTCGCGATCTCGTCCATCTGATCGAACATGTCGCGGCGGCGCCCGCCGCCACCGCCGCCCCCGGTGCTCCCCCCACCCGTCGAGGACGAGGAGGAGCCGTCGGAGGAGGACGTCGAGTACTTCGTCGACGTGGTCGACGTCGACTCGGTCTCGACGGTCGTGCCGAAGTCCGTGCAGTCGTCGCAGAGTTCGAGCTCCGCGCCCTCGACTTTCGTCGTGGTGAGCGAGGACTTCTCCGCGCCGCACATCTCACACTGGGCCATACCCGACCTAGCGGATGGGGTAGTAAAAAGGAACCGGCGGGGCGCCGATGGTTCGGACGGACTCACTCGGCGCCGAGCCGGCACCGCAGGAACGGCCAGTCGATGTCGTCCAACTCGCTGTGGACGCCGTAGCGCTCCGTGATCGTGAACCCCGCCTCGGCCAACAGCCGCTCGGTCTCCGCCATCGGCGGGAACGACCACGCCATGCGCTCGCCGGCGTCGAGCCAGTCGTCGTTCTCGCCTGCCCAGTCGTCGCCGATGCTGAACAGGAACTCCCCGCCCGGTTCGAGCACCCGTGCGACCTCGGCGTAGCAGTCGCCGTGGTCCGCGACCGGGAGGTGGATCACCGAGTAGAAGGCGGTGACGGCGTCGAAGCCGTCGGCCGCGAACGGGAGCGCGGTCATGTCGCCGGCGACGAGGCCGGCGTCGACGCGCTTGCGGGCGAGCTGGAGCTGTGCCGTCGAGATGTCCAGCCCGACCGCGCGCTCGGCAGGGAGGAACCCGAGCGGCCCCTCGCCGGCGCCACAGCCGAGATCGAGCACCCGCGGCGCCGCCGGGAGCGACTCCTTCAGCGCGACGAGCGCGTCGTTGTCAGCTGGGTCCCCCCCTCGCTGCTCGTCGTAGGCGTCCGCCATCGCGTCGTAGCCGTCCCGAACCGTCGCCCGCTGATCGTCCATGGGCGGCGTTCCGACCCCCGAGTGAAACGCGTTCCGGATGCCTGTCAACGCATCGCACACATCTCCTATCAGATCTCGTAACTAGAGCGTGCGATTATTGTGGGCGGCTCACGAACGACGGGTGTGACGCCGGCTCTGGAGTCGCCGTTCGCCCGCCGTCGCGTTCTCGTTGTTGGGAACGACGACAGAGCCACAGCACTCGAGAGCAGCCTCGCCGCCGACGGGATCGAGACGACGCGGGTGTCGTCGGCGCCCGAGGCGCTCGCGACGCTCGACGCGATAGAGGTAACGCTGCTCGTCGTGATCGACGGGATCGAGAGCCGCCCCGCCGACGTGTTTGGCGCCGCCGCCCGTCGGGGCCACCAGCTCCCGGGCGTGTTCGTCGGGTCGAAGGCGCGACAGCTCCCGCCGGGGGTCGAACAGGCGCCCGCGGGCGCCGACGCGGCCGCGTCGGTGATCCGCCAACGCCTGCTGGCCGCGAGCGCGGCCGAGGCCGAGCCCGCAGTCGAGCACGACCCGCTCGCGGCGTTCGGCGACACCGTCTCCCACGAGCTCCGGAACCACCTGAGTGCGGCCCGGCTCGCCGTCGACTCGCTGGAGGGGCCGACGCTCGAGCAGGCGCGGGACGCGCTGGACCGGCTGGAGGGGCTCGCCCACGAGGCGGAGGCGATCGCCGCCGGCGAGGTGAGCGACACCGAATCCGTTTCGCTCGCGTCCGCCGCCACGGATGCGGCCGACCGCGTTCGCGCGCCCGAGGCCTCGATCCACATCGACGCCGAGGGGACGGTACAGGCGGATCCGGCACTGTTGACGCTGTTACTCGAGAATCTCGTTCGCAACGCCGTCGAGCATGGCTCGACTGGCAACCAGACGCAGTCTGGTGACGCCGTGGAGCACGGCGGTGACGACGTGACCGTCCGCGTGACCGACACCGACGCTGGCTTCGTGGTCGCCGACGACGGCCCGGGGTTCGGTGACGGGAGTCCGTTCGCGTGGGGGTACTCCGGCGACGGCGGGCAGGGTGCCGGGCTGGGGATCGTCCGACGCATCGCCGAGGCTCACGGGTGGGAGATCGTCGCCGAGAACGACGGCGGCGCGCGGGTCGAGATCGGGACTTAGTCGTCGGCCGTGCCCGCCTGACAGCTCTCCATCCACTCGTTGGCCCAGGACTCGATCTCGTCGAACACGGGCGCCAGCGACTCGCCTTTCCCGGTGAGCGAGTAGTACGTCGCGACGGGGGCGTCTTCCTCCAGTCGCCGTTCGACGAACCCGGACTCCTGCAGGTCGTCGAGCACGCGCGAGAGCGTGCGGGCGTTGGCCTCCGTCGACCGCTTGAGCTCGTTGAACCGCTTCTCCCCCTCGGTCAGGTCGTGGAGCACTACGAGCCGCCACTGGGAGCCGATCTGTTCGACGGCGTCGACGACCGGGCAGACCTCCGTCGCTTGTCCCTCGCTCACCTGCTCCTCCGCGCTCACGCCGGCGTCCTCGATATCGGTAGACATCTGTTACCCGGTTCGCTCCGGATACCTATAACCGCTTCCCCTCCACCGCCGGCGCCGCTCCGGAGCACTACTGTGGCATGGGGAGACACAACACGAAAAGGCATATATCGGCCGCGGCGCCTACCTCGCTCCATGAGCGCAGACCGGGCCCCGCTGCAGCGGGCCCTGGAGCGCGGCGAGGAGGAGGGCGGCCCCGTCGAGTTCAAAACCCGGCTCACCCGCGACACCCACCTCGCGGACGGTCGGATGGAGTCGCTGGCTGCCCAACTCCGCCACCGCGTGCTCTCTGGCGACGGTGAGGCGACGTACGTCGTCGGCGTCGACGACGACGGTGCGATCGCGGGCATCTCCCCCGACGCCTTCTCGGAGTCGATGGACGTGCTCTCGCTGTTGGCCGACGAGGCCGACGCCCACATCGAGGACGTGGAGACGTGGGGAATCGACGGTGGCGACGGGGCCGAGGGGCTCG from Halolamina sediminis encodes:
- the tpiA gene encoding triose-phosphate isomerase, which gives rise to MFVLVNLKAYDCDPVAVAATAADVAEETGARIAVAPQAARLGAVAATGVETWAQHVSPVSHGSHTGSTHADAVATTGAVGTLLNHSEKRLKLADIDDGLDAADAAGLETVVCANNPDQIAAATALGPDAVAVEPPELIGGDESVATADPDIVRDAVDAAEDVNDDVDVFCGAGIATGEDVAAAHDLGADGVLLASGVALADDPEAVLRDLVSPL
- a CDS encoding multiprotein bridging factor aMBF1, with the protein product MAQCEMCGAEKSSLTTTKVEGAELELCDDCTDFGTTVETESTSTTSTKYSTSSSDGSSSSSTGGGSTGGGGGGGRRRDMFDQMDEIASDYDEQIRAAREDEGLSREDLAKELNEKASLISKLERGDVLPSDDVRTKLEKRLGISLAEGSGDDGSDWETDSSMTQTLGDVVERKGE
- a CDS encoding class I SAM-dependent methyltransferase; its protein translation is MDDQRATVRDGYDAMADAYDEQRGGDPADNDALVALKESLPAAPRVLDLGCGAGEGPLGFLPAERAVGLDISTAQLQLARKRVDAGLVAGDMTALPFAADGFDAVTAFYSVIHLPVADHGDCYAEVARVLEPGGEFLFSIGDDWAGENDDWLDAGERMAWSFPPMAETERLLAEAGFTITERYGVHSELDDIDWPFLRCRLGAE
- a CDS encoding sensor histidine kinase, which translates into the protein MTPALESPFARRRVLVVGNDDRATALESSLAADGIETTRVSSAPEALATLDAIEVTLLVVIDGIESRPADVFGAAARRGHQLPGVFVGSKARQLPPGVEQAPAGADAAASVIRQRLLAASAAEAEPAVEHDPLAAFGDTVSHELRNHLSAARLAVDSLEGPTLEQARDALDRLEGLAHEAEAIAAGEVSDTESVSLASAATDAADRVRAPEASIHIDAEGTVQADPALLTLLLENLVRNAVEHGSTGNQTQSGDAVEHGGDDVTVRVTDTDAGFVVADDGPGFGDGSPFAWGYSGDGGQGAGLGIVRRIAEAHGWEIVAENDGGARVEIGT
- a CDS encoding winged helix-turn-helix transcriptional regulator, encoding MSTDIEDAGVSAEEQVSEGQATEVCPVVDAVEQIGSQWRLVVLHDLTEGEKRFNELKRSTEANARTLSRVLDDLQESGFVERRLEEDAPVATYYSLTGKGESLAPVFDEIESWANEWMESCQAGTADD